The following are from one region of the Eubacterium sp. MSJ-33 genome:
- a CDS encoding PD-(D/E)XK nuclease family transposase, with protein MTKETQSTFYLTVSELEEAMKQHNLYADYTLLDESWKKRFDDYMTGRKTMPLTYDPFFKCMFHPDKHPDWLSHLLSAILGESVVVEQILPSENTAVSIDSLLIMDIVVRLSDGSLANVEIQKIPYMFTAERISCYSSDLLIREYSRLKKNKNFKYSDMKKVYTIVLYEKTEGDFKNPMLHGAYIHHGKIRFDTNLKLNLLQEYFLIALDVFSQNGYTDDNNPDASETELIATHNNIPETGLVTNDLSMYCLEGWLSILTAETMADVTRVIRRYPWSEAIFREMSAYVNNPEEVILMFSEALKIADKNTVKYMIEELQDKLQQTEDELQQAEEKQKQEAEKRKQAEAELQHSREEIAQLKALLAKQR; from the coding sequence ATGACCAAAGAAACACAGAGCACATTCTATCTGACTGTAAGTGAACTTGAAGAAGCTATGAAACAACATAATTTATATGCAGACTACACCTTGCTTGACGAATCATGGAAGAAACGTTTTGATGATTACATGACCGGCAGGAAAACGATGCCGCTTACTTACGATCCATTCTTCAAATGCATGTTCCACCCAGACAAACATCCAGACTGGCTGTCACATCTACTCAGCGCAATTCTTGGAGAATCAGTTGTGGTGGAACAAATTCTTCCATCAGAGAATACAGCCGTATCTATTGATTCCTTGTTAATCATGGATATCGTTGTACGGTTAAGTGATGGTTCACTTGCGAATGTGGAAATCCAGAAGATTCCATACATGTTCACAGCCGAGAGGATTTCCTGCTACTCATCCGACCTTCTGATACGTGAATATTCACGTTTGAAGAAGAACAAAAATTTTAAATATTCTGACATGAAGAAAGTTTACACCATTGTTCTGTATGAGAAAACTGAGGGTGATTTTAAGAATCCAATGCTGCATGGTGCGTATATCCATCACGGCAAAATCCGCTTTGACACGAACCTAAAACTGAATCTTCTGCAGGAATATTTTCTGATTGCACTTGATGTATTCAGCCAAAACGGATATACTGATGATAATAATCCAGATGCTTCGGAAACAGAACTTATTGCAACGCATAACAATATTCCGGAGACTGGCTTGGTAACAAATGATTTAAGCATGTATTGTCTGGAAGGCTGGCTTTCCATCCTGACTGCCGAGACAATGGCAGATGTGACACGCGTGATCAGACGATATCCATGGAGTGAAGCAATATTCCGTGAAATGAGTGCATATGTAAACAACCCTGAGGAGGTGATTCTCATGTTTTCAGAAGCGTTAAAAATTGCAGATAAAAATACAGTGAAATATATGATCGAGGAACTGCAGGATAAATTACAGCAGACCGAAGATGAATTGCAGCAAGCAGAAGAAAAACAGAAGCAGGAAGCAGAAAAACGAAAACAGGCAGAAGCTGAATTGCAACATTCAAGGGAAGAAATTGCACAGTTGAAAGCTTTGCTGGCAAAGCAACGATAA
- a CDS encoding GspE/PulE family protein encodes MRITGGRKKIRIGDLLVEAGAITEEELQEALAYQKENGGRIGNVIMELGFISQELLITVLTTQMGIDYIELKACKLDEDLLKQIPENLVNKYKAIPIGYDEANPNILRVAMVDPMDLNAIDDIGIAMNTQVEPLLAMEEDVMEAIGKYYGNAQAMEAAEQYRKEMQENGMTDADQDAINEDIENSPIVLLVKQIIEGGVRQRASDIHIEPLESSVRVRYRIDGALKHVMTYDIGLLAGISARIKIIGGMDIAEKRKPQDGRITIMVDRREYDVRVSILPTVYGEKTVMRLTSKDGLTKPKSALGFGPKELKVFDGILSNPHGIILVTGPTGSGKSTTLYTSLSELNTEDVNIITVEDPVEANIDGINQVQVNVKAEMTFAAALRSILRQDPDIIMIGEIRDGETAQIAVQAAITGHLVVSTLHTNSAASTVTRIIDMGIEPYVAGDALVGVIAQRLVRRLCSSCKQARLAEPDEKKILGVKPEDMDDDVIIYEPVGCPLCGDTGYAGRIGVYEMMPVSKELQAVISKGATADVIEKQALAEGMLTLKMGAAQHVLNGITSISEMKKITYETGDEY; translated from the coding sequence ATGCGGATAACTGGAGGAAGAAAGAAGATTCGTATAGGTGATTTGCTTGTTGAAGCGGGGGCTATTACGGAAGAAGAGCTTCAAGAGGCACTTGCCTATCAGAAGGAAAACGGTGGCCGAATCGGTAATGTCATCATGGAACTTGGTTTTATCAGCCAGGAACTGTTGATTACGGTACTTACGACCCAGATGGGAATTGACTACATCGAACTGAAGGCCTGCAAATTGGATGAAGATCTGTTGAAACAGATTCCGGAAAATCTGGTCAACAAATACAAGGCGATTCCGATTGGATATGACGAGGCAAATCCGAACATCCTGCGTGTGGCGATGGTTGATCCGATGGACTTAAACGCCATCGATGATATCGGTATCGCGATGAATACACAGGTAGAACCGTTGCTTGCGATGGAAGAAGACGTGATGGAAGCCATCGGTAAGTATTATGGAAACGCACAGGCGATGGAAGCAGCGGAACAGTATCGGAAGGAAATGCAGGAGAATGGCATGACCGATGCGGATCAGGATGCAATCAATGAAGATATTGAGAATTCGCCGATTGTACTCTTGGTAAAACAGATTATCGAAGGCGGTGTCAGACAGAGAGCGTCCGATATACATATCGAACCGTTGGAGAGCAGCGTTCGAGTCCGCTATCGTATCGATGGTGCGTTAAAACATGTTATGACATATGATATCGGACTTCTGGCAGGTATCAGTGCCCGTATCAAGATCATCGGCGGTATGGATATCGCAGAGAAACGTAAACCACAGGATGGACGTATCACAATCATGGTAGACCGTAGAGAATATGATGTCCGTGTATCTATCCTGCCGACTGTATACGGTGAGAAGACCGTTATGAGACTTACATCCAAGGATGGCCTGACGAAACCGAAGAGCGCCCTTGGATTTGGACCGAAAGAATTAAAAGTATTTGATGGTATCCTGAGCAACCCGCATGGTATTATCCTTGTAACAGGGCCGACAGGTTCCGGTAAATCAACAACCTTGTATACATCCCTAAGCGAGCTGAACACGGAAGATGTAAATATCATCACAGTTGAAGACCCGGTCGAGGCAAATATTGATGGTATCAATCAGGTACAGGTAAATGTAAAAGCGGAGATGACTTTCGCAGCAGCCCTTCGTTCTATCCTCCGTCAGGATCCGGATATTATTATGATCGGAGAGATTCGAGACGGTGAGACGGCACAGATTGCCGTGCAGGCCGCTATTACCGGTCACCTGGTAGTATCGACACTGCATACGAACTCGGCAGCATCAACGGTTACCCGTATTATCGATATGGGTATTGAACCGTATGTAGCAGGTGATGCTTTAGTAGGTGTGATTGCACAGCGTCTTGTTCGAAGACTTTGCAGCTCCTGTAAGCAGGCAAGACTGGCAGAACCGGATGAGAAGAAGATTCTGGGAGTAAAACCGGAAGATATGGATGATGATGTAATCATCTACGAACCGGTTGGATGCCCGCTTTGCGGTGATACCGGATATGCAGGGCGAATCGGTGTATACGAGATGATGCCGGTATCGAAAGAACTGCAGGCGGTTATCTCGAAGGGGGCGACTGCGGATGTTATCGAGAAGCAGGCACTGGCAGAAGGCATGCTTACCTTGAAGATGGGTGCGGCACAGCATGTATTGAATGGTATTACGTCAATCAGCGAGATGAAGAAGATTACATATGAGACGGGTGACGAGTATTAA
- a CDS encoding YlbF family regulator, with protein MRQVINESKQLNEHIRASKEYHTYIRTKQTLLENEELSRHLQEFRTKNYELQNRQGVNPYDDMIELTKEYDELLHNSVVSDFLQAEQQICKLLQQVFDSIAEGLEFDYINE; from the coding sequence ATGAGACAGGTTATTAACGAGAGCAAACAATTGAATGAACATATCCGGGCGTCCAAAGAATACCACACATATATCCGAACCAAACAGACGCTGCTGGAGAATGAAGAATTGAGCAGGCATTTACAGGAGTTTCGCACAAAAAATTACGAGCTTCAGAATCGTCAGGGTGTAAATCCTTACGATGACATGATAGAACTGACAAAGGAATATGACGAACTGCTGCACAACTCGGTTGTGAGTGATTTTTTACAGGCAGAACAACAGATTTGTAAGCTGTTGCAGCAGGTGTTTGATTCCATAGCAGAAGGATTGGAGTTTGATTACATCAATGAGTGA
- a CDS encoding CPBP family intramembrane glutamic endopeptidase, whose product MLNLKHDIKINLKNEKEVFRLIRLLIFTFILSAALLGISDYIWNMTLYRISVWMVPWLVAIPAIINCVERKVNLKELLGNHILFQVLVGTAIGTAMAVIWDIVYLMIGGMKPLYYDFSIGINVQRLARYIFVTGITEELIYRIAIMEQLEKVFEKRKVFAPVTANLLFAFSHLFQHGWDNVILTLFVGGVFTLSAYKWKRCGFVMLAVMHGMFDFMTHFVTGLIVTFT is encoded by the coding sequence ATGTTAAATCTAAAACATGATATAAAGATTAATCTGAAAAATGAGAAAGAAGTGTTCCGGCTGATAAGATTGTTGATATTCACTTTTATATTGTCGGCAGCTTTGCTAGGTATATCCGACTATATATGGAATATGACACTGTATCGGATATCGGTCTGGATGGTGCCGTGGCTGGTCGCAATCCCGGCGATTATCAACTGTGTGGAACGAAAAGTAAATCTGAAAGAATTGCTTGGAAATCATATCCTGTTTCAGGTGCTTGTGGGAACTGCGATTGGAACTGCGATGGCGGTTATATGGGATATCGTGTATTTAATGATCGGAGGTATGAAGCCATTATATTATGATTTTTCAATAGGAATAAATGTGCAAAGGCTTGCCCGTTATATATTTGTGACAGGAATAACAGAAGAATTGATTTACCGGATAGCGATTATGGAACAGTTAGAAAAGGTGTTTGAAAAGAGGAAGGTTTTTGCACCTGTGACAGCAAATTTGTTGTTTGCGTTTTCACATCTGTTTCAACATGGCTGGGATAATGTGATTCTTACGCTGTTCGTTGGCGGAGTATTCACTCTATCGGCGTATAAGTGGAAACGTTGTGGATTTGTAATGCTTGCGGTGATGCATGGCATGTTTGACTTCATGACTCACTTTGTGACGGGATTGATAGTGACATTTACTTAA
- the sigK gene encoding RNA polymerase sporulation sigma factor SigK, with amino-acid sequence MQTFHHPLSPEEESYYLQKAKAGDLSARNILVEYNLRLVAHIVKKYQTGNRSTEDLISIGTIGLIKAINTYDTDKGSKLVTYASRCIENELLMRLRQERKEAREISLYEPIGTDREGNEISLMDVIRMDEENVLSNVITSESLRNINEIFTEVLDAREQEVITLRYGLCDNRELTQKEISNRLHISRSYVSRIEKKALLKLRSALCV; translated from the coding sequence ATGCAGACGTTTCATCACCCGCTCTCTCCCGAAGAGGAATCGTATTATCTGCAAAAAGCAAAAGCGGGCGATCTTTCCGCACGCAATATCCTTGTAGAATACAATCTGCGTCTCGTCGCACATATCGTCAAGAAATATCAGACAGGGAACCGTTCTACGGAAGACCTGATATCCATAGGTACGATCGGGCTGATCAAAGCCATCAATACATATGATACCGACAAAGGTTCCAAGCTTGTGACGTATGCCAGCCGTTGTATCGAGAACGAGCTTTTGATGCGGCTAAGGCAGGAACGCAAGGAAGCCAGGGAGATATCCCTCTACGAGCCGATCGGAACCGACCGGGAAGGAAACGAGATCAGCCTGATGGATGTAATCCGAATGGATGAAGAAAATGTATTATCTAACGTAATCACGTCTGAAAGTCTGCGGAATATAAACGAGATTTTCACCGAAGTTTTAGACGCACGCGAGCAGGAAGTAATCACTCTGCGCTATGGACTGTGTGATAACCGGGAACTTACACAGAAAGAGATTTCGAACCGTCTCCACATCTCCCGTTCTTATGTGTCACGAATTGAAAAAAAGGCACTGCTTAAGCTTCGCAGTGCCTTGTGCGTATAA
- a CDS encoding endolytic transglycosylase MltG has translation MSENVKRTNGTAKKKGGRRNASKKEDNLRKGLKNSSGFMFGLFVNILIVFLIVKLFTYAFNFAYGVFGSVAFHPGSQQYIVVDIPADASIMEIGEALQDAEIIEDKYVFYAKVKVKGYGTKITSGQYHLSASMTYDEILQIICNINTVEDDEDSE, from the coding sequence ATGAGTGAGAATGTGAAAAGAACAAATGGAACAGCAAAGAAAAAAGGCGGTAGGCGAAATGCGTCGAAAAAAGAAGACAATCTCCGCAAGGGATTGAAGAATTCTTCCGGGTTTATGTTCGGCCTGTTTGTCAATATACTGATTGTATTTTTGATTGTGAAGCTTTTTACATATGCCTTTAATTTTGCATATGGTGTGTTCGGAAGTGTTGCGTTCCATCCGGGCAGTCAGCAGTACATCGTGGTAGATATTCCGGCGGATGCATCTATTATGGAGATTGGAGAAGCATTGCAGGATGCAGAGATTATAGAAGACAAATATGTTTTCTATGCAAAAGTGAAAGTCAAGGGCTATGGTACCAAGATTACAAGTGGTCAATATCATTTGTCTGCAAGCATGACCTACGATGAGATATTGCAGATTATCTGTAATATCAATACGGTTGAAGATGATGAGGATAGTGAATAA
- a CDS encoding peptidase U32 family protein, which yields MDKLQKPELLIPAGSLEVLKTAVDYGADAVYIGGKNYGLRAKAGNFTIEEMHEAADYVHAHGAKLYVTVNIFAHNDDIEGIRAYFRELKEEGLEEKIDAFIISDPGIFTLSKEILPGIEIHVSTQANNTNYLIYDFWRKQGATRVVAARELSLKEIKTIREHIPADMEIEAFMHGAMCISYSGRCLLSSYFTGRDANQGACTHPCRWKYAVVEEKRPGEYLPVEEDDRGTYIFNSKDLCMIEHIPDMIDAGINSFKVEGRMKTALYVAVVTRTYREAIDDYFTSKELYESKMEHYRQEIAACTFRQFTTGFYYGKPNEETQIYDCNTYVKNRVYLGTVEAVMEDGSFVIHQKNKFCVGDAIEVMAFDGENIDVEVLAIRDEHGTEMESAPHPKQLLYVKVSHPEKIQKGMIIRTRHC from the coding sequence ATGGATAAGTTACAAAAACCGGAATTATTGATACCTGCCGGGAGCCTGGAGGTTCTTAAGACAGCTGTTGATTATGGCGCAGATGCGGTCTATATCGGTGGCAAGAATTATGGACTCCGTGCGAAAGCAGGGAATTTTACAATAGAAGAAATGCATGAGGCTGCAGATTATGTGCACGCGCATGGTGCAAAACTGTATGTGACAGTGAATATATTTGCACATAATGATGATATTGAAGGAATCAGGGCTTATTTCCGGGAACTGAAAGAGGAAGGGCTCGAGGAGAAGATTGATGCATTTATCATATCGGATCCGGGTATCTTCACACTGTCGAAGGAGATTTTGCCCGGAATCGAGATTCATGTCAGCACACAGGCCAATAATACGAATTACCTGATTTATGATTTCTGGAGAAAACAAGGGGCGACACGTGTGGTTGCAGCGCGTGAGCTTTCATTAAAAGAAATCAAAACGATCCGGGAACACATTCCTGCGGATATGGAGATAGAGGCTTTTATGCATGGGGCTATGTGTATCTCTTATTCCGGAAGATGCCTGCTCAGCAGTTATTTTACAGGCAGAGATGCAAATCAGGGCGCATGTACACACCCGTGCCGTTGGAAATATGCTGTCGTGGAAGAAAAGCGTCCGGGTGAATATCTGCCGGTTGAAGAAGATGACAGAGGCACTTATATCTTTAACTCCAAGGATCTGTGTATGATCGAACATATTCCGGATATGATTGATGCCGGTATCAATTCCTTCAAGGTAGAAGGACGGATGAAGACGGCACTGTACGTGGCTGTTGTAACCCGGACTTACCGGGAAGCAATCGATGACTATTTCACATCGAAGGAATTATATGAGAGCAAGATGGAACATTACCGGCAGGAAATTGCAGCATGTACATTCCGTCAGTTTACAACCGGTTTTTATTATGGCAAGCCAAACGAGGAGACGCAGATTTACGACTGCAATACGTATGTCAAAAACCGCGTCTATCTTGGAACTGTCGAAGCGGTTATGGAAGATGGAAGCTTTGTCATCCATCAGAAGAACAAATTCTGTGTGGGAGATGCGATTGAAGTGATGGCGTTTGACGGAGAAAACATCGATGTGGAGGTTCTTGCGATTCGTGATGAACACGGCACAGAGATGGAGTCTGCACCGCATCCAAAACAATTACTTTATGTGAAAGTTTCACATCCGGAAAAAATACAAAAAGGTATGATTATACGCACAAGGCACTGCTAG
- a CDS encoding type IV pilus twitching motility protein PilT, translated as MIDMKELLAFAVEQNASDIHIATGIPPKLRINGRLTEVELPPMTPADAAEAIGSTMHDRHKQILKERGEVDFSFSSPETGRFRVNVFMDRGNMAAAYRKVDTIIPRPDQLGIPEAVVQLYKKKRGLVLVTGPTGSGKSTTLASIINKANENLTDHIITLEDPIEYIHKHKKSVVNQREVGMDTLSYANALRAALREDPDIILVGEMRDLETISTAITAAETGHLVFSTLHTIGAASTIDRIIDVFPTHQQQQTRIQLAMILEGVISQALIPTADGKGRVAAFEVMLASPAIRSLIREQKNHQIQSTIQTSRAQGMITLDDFILDLYKSGKITRDMALVYAQDQVAMKKQM; from the coding sequence ATGATAGACATGAAAGAACTTTTGGCATTCGCGGTAGAACAGAATGCATCGGATATCCATATTGCGACAGGGATTCCGCCGAAACTCCGTATCAATGGCCGGCTGACAGAAGTAGAGTTACCGCCGATGACGCCGGCAGATGCGGCAGAGGCGATTGGGTCGACGATGCATGACCGTCACAAACAGATCTTGAAAGAGAGAGGTGAGGTCGACTTCTCCTTCTCATCTCCGGAGACAGGCCGATTCCGTGTGAATGTTTTCATGGACCGTGGCAATATGGCGGCTGCATACAGAAAGGTTGATACGATTATTCCAAGACCGGATCAGCTAGGTATTCCGGAGGCGGTCGTACAGTTATATAAGAAGAAAAGAGGTCTGGTACTCGTAACAGGTCCGACAGGTTCCGGTAAATCAACGACACTTGCTTCTATTATTAATAAAGCAAATGAAAACCTGACAGACCATATCATTACACTGGAGGATCCGATCGAGTATATCCACAAACATAAGAAGTCGGTTGTAAACCAGCGAGAGGTTGGTATGGATACGCTCTCTTATGCGAATGCTCTTCGTGCAGCACTTCGTGAGGATCCGGATATTATTCTGGTAGGAGAGATGCGTGACTTGGAGACAATCTCTACAGCAATCACAGCTGCTGAGACCGGACATCTGGTGTTTTCAACACTGCATACAATCGGTGCTGCATCCACGATCGACCGTATCATCGATGTGTTCCCGACACATCAGCAGCAACAGACACGTATCCAGTTAGCGATGATTCTGGAAGGCGTTATCTCGCAGGCACTGATTCCGACAGCAGACGGAAAAGGACGAGTAGCGGCATTTGAGGTCATGCTTGCCAGCCCGGCGATTCGAAGCCTGATTCGTGAGCAGAAGAACCATCAGATTCAGTCTACGATTCAGACAAGCCGTGCACAGGGCATGATTACATTGGATGATTTTATCTTAGATCTCTACAAGAGTGGTAAGATCACAAGAGATATGGCGCTTGTATACGCACAGGATCAGGTCGCAATGAAGAAACAGATGTAA
- a CDS encoding O-methyltransferase, producing the protein MNEFARITSFVRSMAKEDAGKLGELYRDAIHRGVPVIRPEARELLKTQILIQKPKHVLEIGTAVGYSSIYMTGYLPKDAQITTLELSEARANEAKENIRLFGKEKHIQVICGDAAETLKELPDDTFEFAFVDAAKAQYIYYLPDVLRVLKKGGVIVSDNILQEGEVLESHFLVEKRNRTIHDRMREYLHVITHDERLETAILPVGDGMAISVVREA; encoded by the coding sequence ATGAATGAGTTTGCGAGAATTACTTCTTTTGTGCGTTCGATGGCGAAAGAAGACGCAGGAAAACTGGGTGAATTATATCGGGATGCCATACACCGTGGTGTGCCGGTGATCCGCCCGGAAGCAAGGGAATTATTAAAAACACAGATTCTGATACAAAAGCCGAAGCATGTTCTGGAGATCGGAACAGCCGTCGGCTATTCTTCTATTTATATGACAGGTTATCTGCCCAAAGACGCGCAGATTACAACTTTGGAATTAAGTGAAGCACGTGCGAATGAAGCAAAAGAGAACATACGCCTTTTTGGAAAAGAGAAGCATATACAAGTAATCTGCGGAGATGCGGCAGAGACACTCAAAGAACTGCCGGATGATACATTCGAGTTCGCGTTTGTAGATGCGGCGAAGGCACAGTATATTTATTATCTGCCGGATGTTCTGCGGGTATTGAAAAAAGGCGGCGTGATTGTGTCGGATAATATTCTGCAGGAAGGGGAAGTGTTAGAATCCCATTTTCTGGTAGAAAAACGAAACCGTACGATTCATGATCGTATGCGGGAGTATCTGCATGTAATCACACACGATGAGAGATTGGAGACCGCAATTCTGCCTGTTGGAGACGGCATGGCAATCTCGGTTGTGCGGGAAGCATGA
- a CDS encoding ribonuclease J, whose translation MKQKNKSVKIIPLGGLEQIGMNITAFEYEDSIIVVDCGLAFPEDEMLGIDLVIPDVTYLKENADKVKGLVITHGHEDHIGAIPYIENEVNMPIYATKLTMGLIEHKLREHGNINNVRRKIVTHGQMITLGAFRIEFIRTTHSIADAAALAIYTPAGIIVHTGDFKVDYTPVFGEAIDLPRFGELGKKGVLALMADSTNVERTGYTPSEKTIGKVFDHLFDDNKNHRIIIATFASNVDRVQQIINSAYKYGRKVVVEGRSMVNVIQTASELGYIDIPDNTLIEIDQIKNYPDEQVVLITTGSQGENMAALSRIAASIHKQITIKPGDVVIFSSSPIPGNEKAIFKVINELEMKGAHVIFQDTHVSGHACQEEIKLMYALTKPKYAIPVHGEYRHLKRHAELAVEMGIPKENVKILSAGDVLSIGEDTFDVTGKVQAQGILVDGLGVGDVGNIVLRDRQQLSENGLLIVVVTLEAGSSQQIAGPDIVSRGFVYVREAENLMDECRDVVQEALDNCLDRGITDWGKLKNAIRDALSDFLWKKMKRSPMILPIITEV comes from the coding sequence ATGAAACAAAAAAATAAGTCGGTAAAGATTATTCCGCTGGGGGGACTGGAACAGATTGGAATGAACATTACCGCGTTCGAGTATGAGGACAGTATTATTGTCGTGGATTGTGGACTTGCGTTTCCGGAGGACGAGATGCTCGGTATCGATCTTGTTATCCCGGATGTCACATACTTAAAGGAAAATGCAGACAAGGTAAAAGGTCTTGTGATTACGCACGGACATGAGGATCATATCGGTGCGATTCCGTATATAGAAAATGAAGTGAATATGCCGATTTATGCAACCAAGCTGACGATGGGGCTGATTGAGCATAAGCTTCGCGAACATGGGAATATTAACAATGTCAGAAGAAAGATTGTGACACATGGACAGATGATTACACTCGGTGCATTTCGGATTGAGTTTATCCGTACAACACATTCGATTGCAGATGCAGCCGCACTTGCAATCTATACACCGGCCGGAATCATTGTACATACCGGCGATTTTAAGGTAGATTATACACCGGTCTTTGGAGAGGCAATTGATCTTCCGCGATTTGGAGAACTTGGAAAGAAAGGTGTACTTGCTTTGATGGCGGATTCTACGAATGTGGAGCGTACCGGATACACACCATCAGAGAAGACGATTGGAAAAGTATTCGATCATTTGTTTGATGATAACAAGAATCATCGAATCATCATTGCGACATTTGCATCCAATGTTGACCGTGTACAGCAGATTATCAATTCTGCATACAAGTATGGCAGAAAAGTCGTAGTCGAGGGACGAAGCATGGTAAATGTTATTCAAACTGCTTCGGAACTGGGATATATTGATATACCGGATAACACGTTGATTGAGATTGATCAGATTAAGAATTATCCGGATGAACAGGTGGTACTGATTACAACCGGAAGTCAGGGTGAGAATATGGCAGCACTTTCCAGAATTGCAGCCAGTATTCATAAACAGATTACGATCAAACCGGGTGATGTGGTTATTTTCTCATCCAGCCCGATTCCCGGAAATGAAAAGGCAATCTTCAAGGTGATCAATGAACTTGAGATGAAAGGCGCACATGTAATCTTTCAGGATACGCATGTTTCCGGACATGCCTGTCAGGAAGAGATAAAACTGATGTATGCACTTACAAAACCGAAATATGCGATTCCGGTGCACGGTGAGTACCGTCATTTGAAGCGTCATGCAGAACTTGCAGTGGAAATGGGAATCCCGAAAGAAAATGTTAAGATTTTGTCTGCCGGTGATGTATTATCCATCGGAGAAGATACATTTGATGTGACAGGAAAGGTACAGGCACAGGGCATTCTGGTTGACGGACTTGGTGTTGGTGATGTCGGGAATATCGTATTGCGTGACCGTCAGCAGTTATCTGAGAACGGACTTCTGATTGTAGTAGTTACTTTGGAAGCCGGAAGCAGCCAGCAGATTGCGGGACCGGATATTGTATCCCGTGGATTTGTATATGTGCGTGAGGCGGAGAATCTGATGGATGAATGCCGGGATGTGGTGCAGGAAGCTCTGGATAATTGCCTGGATCGTGGAATTACGGACTGGGGCAAACTGAAAAATGCAATTCGCGATGCTTTGAGTGACTTCCTGTGGAAGAAGATGAAACGAAGTCCTATGATTCTGCCAATTATCACAGAGGTTTAA